taatatttcagTACCATCTTCACCTATAGCCACTGTTAGAAATATAACGTATTCACAGTTTGAAATAGCATGGGAAACACCGACGTATCTACCAGGAAATCTACACGAATTTGAAATTGCAGTCGAATGGGAAATATGTTTTCCTATACCTGATTGGTGTACTCTAAACCCCTCAAACAATTACATACATTTAAATGGATCTacgtttaattttgaatattcttCAGCAATACCATACacaaattatataataaaaatgaaagcaaGAACAACTGCTGGTTGGGGAAACTACAGTGATAATATAGTATTTCAAACACCAGCTGGAGGTGACTGTTTATCTAAATAAAATCACAActatcaatattttaataacatcAAATTATATGCACCGTTTGTAATCTCAGTTCCAGAAATGGTTTCCAACTTCTCGTACTTAATTAAGAACAACAAACACGATACAAATACATTAGATACTATTTTACATTGGGGTTTTCCATGTTCCGCGAATGgaataatagaatattttaatgtaTTTGTAAATGGAACTAGAACCAATTATGCTCCAGATTCTTTTACAAATAAACGACATATTCCGAATGCCATTAgcaaaaatgatataatttcaattaatttaaaagaacTGAAGGCAGAGTATAATTATACTTTTGAAGTATCTGTTAAAGTTAAAGGAGTTCAAGATTTTGGTGAGCCTGCAAGACACACTGTTTTGTATCCTGCTGGAAGTATGTACATGAACTCAAATATTACAAGTCAATTATACTTAatatagtaattatatttaattgtaactatatttaattatagtaaatatataataaaacgtATTGCACCCTACACTTGTCTTGCTAAAATCTAATTTTACCTATTAGTTATTACTTATAAAATCTTTATATATTTTAGTTCCATCTCAACCTGATGAAGATTATATTAAATCTATAACTATAGATCCATCTAAAGCACAAAGATCTACTACATCAGCTACACTTTTACTTCCTTTATTTCCTGATATAAATGGCGATGCcgtttattattctattatagtATCAAGAATCGAGCATAACACTGCATCAAATACTAGATTTAATTTGACAAATCATAGATGGCCAAATATATCATCATGGGCAGAAGCTATGTTAAAAGATTTTACAGTACCTTACCAAGCTACCAGAGTATGGTGGGATCCCTATCGTAGgtgatacatttttataataagtttattaatttatctaaCAGTACATagattattatatatatattttttcttacaGCTTATTATGTTGCTGATTATGGTGACATGAAAGCAGTAAAATATACTATTGGGGAAGATACAAATTgtaaagaattttctttaaataccAATAAGAAAGTTTATTGTAATGGCCCTCTCAAACCAAATACATGGTACCATGTTAGGATGCGAGCATTTACTCATGGTGGATACGCTGATTCTACAACCTTTGTAATAAAAACCAGTTAGTACTTTATGTTTTAAAACACTCTTACTATTCTTCAACGATCATTTTGTAGTAACTTTTACCTAATTACTTTATTtgtcaaaatttatttattacattgatatatattaaatattttatttcattatagaTGCTGAAATAAATGTTGGACTTGTTACTGGAATAATTTTTGGTATTTTATTCTTTGGAATCTTAACAACAATGATGTTGTTAGTTCGTAAATATTCACCTCAAGTGTAAGTATAACATTTTTATACCAAGTTTCTTTACAGATAGTTAATACCAGATAAGATCATAAAATATGCTTGATAGAAgcatgaaaaataaacatctATTTTTTAGAATAATACGGCGATTTTTACATCCCGATATGTCTGGATCACCAGTTCCTGCaccattttcaaaaaaaaaatttatggCCCGTTGCCAACAACTCATTGATAATCCTGGAAAATTAAGCAATGAGTTTCAATTGCTACAAACTCTCAGTGTTGACTTACAAATGCCAACTAATACTGCGTGTTTACAAgcgaataaaaagaaaaatagatatTCTGATATACTTCCATGTAAATACCtacaattttgtaaaaaagatATGAAAATATATGCTTTACTAAGcctattttacattttcagaTGATTTTTCGAGAGTCAAATTAGAAGTCATTGATAATGATCCCAATACTGATTACATTAATGCATCCTTTATTAAAGTAAGTAAACAAAACATTATTATAAGTGTTTGCATAAATTTATATCAATTTCACATGCATTATTTTTAGGGATATAGCGGAGAAGATGAATATATAGCTTGTCAAGGTCCAAAAGAAGAAACTACATTTGATTTTTGGAGAATGATAGAGCAATATAATGTCAATATAATAGTTATGTTGactgaattaattgaaaaaggCAAAGtaagattttttttaatacatatcattaaaattataattgaataatagAAGTATTATTTCATAGGAAAAATGTTATCAATATTTTCcaataattaaagaaacatttaaatatgaaaatatgacTATAAGATGTACAAGTGAGTTAGAATATAGGTCTTACACACAAAGAACGCTAGTCTTGCAAAAGGTatcatatatatgtatatatagatTATAACACTTATAATAATGCCCATTATTTCATTATACTTTAACTATAAACATATTAtaggaaaacaaaaaaagaaatataacacATTTACATTTTAAAGAATGGCCAGACCATGATGTTCCAGAAGGTTTTGATTCCATGATTAATTTTTGTCAAATTGTACGTCGTAATGTTTTAGCTAACAAAGGATATATTGTAGTTCACTGCAGGtgaaaatacagaaaattttAATGTGACATTATAAGCATCCTACACAGATATTGGtctgtaataaattttatttttttataatcttaTTCTGTTAATACAGTGCAGGAATTGGTAGAACTGGTACTTTAATAGCAATAGATATACTTTTACAACATATTCgagataatagaaaattagatGTATTTGGAACAGTATATAGATTACGGCGCCATAGAATTAATATGGTACAGAAAGAAGTAAGAAAGTTAAAGATACTTTATATCCATATTTATAtaagttatattttatttacaatttttcattaaatttcagAGTCAATATGCTTACATATATAATTGCATAAAACAAGTGTTAAAAAATCCCTACTGTTTAAAAAC
This region of Osmia bicornis bicornis chromosome 5, iOsmBic2.1, whole genome shotgun sequence genomic DNA includes:
- the LOC114871104 gene encoding tyrosine-protein phosphatase 10D is translated as MIVKKQLLLLIYTLQIICVLGEDSLIDPKENETNSSRKIVSLDRIDYFTSPKVNDTYPKLFDNYLRSDPSTENLETESFLCNTTDHKTVQNLTVDFVSSEWILLSWQPPCENPINESFTYLIYVYSNEKCFQTNEKNTRYNASNLDPCTEYEFTVKVAQMHSELDGVNVTAKTNYNITEIGDVQDLLVHTTTSTINLSWRAPSKYPECVQNYLLTICSNNTCDSQYTIHKEYIAKDLVPCTKYSVIIRAVSYIVKSDGLNITLKTNSPKSSKPRDPTVEASATSLFIHWQPPEVGSMCITHYRVTINPETTTTISTETNVTINNLRACTSYSVYINPVDQDNNDGDMVVINTKTIPIVSRPPILNNKESFVTMNTIMLSWKIEKGNNSCILTSLRALCNYTSTAGHGYEITNGQVEVPINSGIQDEFLFINSLIKEVSPFTTYICWAYVINEAGISELSKLTSFTTSEDIPSSPIATVRNITYSQFEIAWETPTYLPGNLHEFEIAVEWEICFPIPDWCTLNPSNNYIHLNGSTFNFEYSSAIPYTNYIIKMKARTTAGWGNYSDNIVFQTPAGVPEMVSNFSYLIKNNKHDTNTLDTILHWGFPCSANGIIEYFNVFVNGTRTNYAPDSFTNKRHIPNAISKNDIISINLKELKAEYNYTFEVSVKVKGVQDFGEPARHTVLYPAGIPSQPDEDYIKSITIDPSKAQRSTTSATLLLPLFPDINGDAVYYSIIVSRIEHNTASNTRFNLTNHRWPNISSWAEAMLKDFTVPYQATRVWWDPYPYYVADYGDMKAVKYTIGEDTNCKEFSLNTNKKVYCNGPLKPNTWYHVRMRAFTHGGYADSTTFVIKTNAEINVGLVTGIIFGILFFGILTTMMLLVRKYSPQVIIRRFLHPDMSGSPVPAPFSKKKFMARCQQLIDNPGKLSNEFQLLQTLSVDLQMPTNTACLQANKKKNRYSDILPYDFSRVKLEVIDNDPNTDYINASFIKGYSGEDEYIACQGPKEETTFDFWRMIEQYNVNIIVMLTELIEKGKEKCYQYFPIIKETFKYENMTIRCTSELEYRSYTQRTLVLQKENKKRNITHLHFKEWPDHDVPEGFDSMINFCQIVRRNVLANKGYIVVHCSAGIGRTGTLIAIDILLQHIRDNRKLDVFGTVYRLRRHRINMVQKESQYAYIYNCIKQVLKNPYCLKTYKPPPMDPFHEGTSKKK